A window of the Lactobacillus gasseri ATCC 33323 = JCM 1131 genome harbors these coding sequences:
- a CDS encoding SIS domain-containing protein: protein MFTKSDAELKKMGADITTREIQQQPSLWKETFKIYQEKKQEIDDFLAKINQKFNKVKVIFTGAGTSAYVGNTVMPYLRKHGDRTKYDFEAIDTTKIVSTPEDYLEAETPTILVSFARSGNSPESVATVELAKQLVTNLYQIAITCAPEGHLAQDLKDDPNGLVLLMPAKSLDQGFAMTGSFSCMSLATLLVFDTRGDAEKEAIVNEISKMGESVVDREAEIQKLVDTDFDRITYIGSGALGGLAEEARLKILELTAGKVAALFDTSMGLRHGPKSFLDKKTIVFDFVSNNSYTRRYDLDILDEIKADEIVPLVMGVGQLKKGQDFDGKFFAFSGEELPDAYLALPDIMFGQTIALLTSVKVGNTPDTPSPTGTVNRVVKGVTIHKFIK, encoded by the coding sequence ATGTTTACAAAAAGTGACGCAGAACTAAAAAAGATGGGCGCAGATATTACTACTAGAGAAATTCAGCAACAGCCTTCTCTATGGAAAGAAACTTTTAAGATTTATCAAGAAAAGAAACAAGAGATTGATGACTTTTTAGCTAAAATTAATCAAAAATTTAACAAGGTAAAAGTTATTTTTACAGGTGCAGGAACAAGTGCTTATGTTGGTAACACTGTGATGCCATATTTAAGAAAGCATGGCGATCGCACTAAGTATGACTTTGAAGCAATTGATACTACTAAGATTGTTTCAACACCAGAGGATTATCTTGAAGCAGAAACGCCAACAATTCTAGTTTCTTTTGCCCGTAGTGGTAATTCTCCTGAATCAGTTGCAACTGTTGAACTTGCTAAGCAATTAGTTACGAATTTATATCAAATTGCTATTACATGTGCTCCAGAAGGACACTTAGCTCAAGACTTAAAGGATGATCCAAATGGACTTGTTCTTTTAATGCCTGCTAAGTCATTAGACCAAGGTTTTGCGATGACAGGTTCATTTTCATGTATGAGCTTAGCCACTTTATTGGTATTTGATACTAGAGGTGATGCAGAAAAAGAAGCAATTGTTAATGAAATTTCTAAGATGGGCGAAAGCGTAGTTGATCGTGAAGCTGAAATTCAAAAGTTAGTTGATACTGATTTTGACAGAATTACTTATATCGGTAGCGGTGCTTTAGGTGGCTTAGCTGAAGAAGCTCGACTTAAAATTTTGGAATTAACAGCTGGAAAAGTTGCAGCCCTATTTGATACTTCAATGGGATTAAGACATGGACCTAAGTCATTCTTAGATAAAAAGACTATTGTTTTTGACTTTGTTTCAAATAATTCTTACACCAGAAGGTATGATTTAGACATTTTAGATGAGATTAAGGCTGATGAAATAGTTCCATTAGTAATGGGAGTAGGTCAACTTAAGAAGGGACAAGACTTTGACGGTAAATTCTTTGCCTTTTCTGGAGAAGAGTTACCAGATGCATATTTAGCATTGCCAGATATTATGTTTGGTCAAACAATTGCCTTGCTTACCTCGGTTAAGGTTGGAAATACCCCAGATACTCCTTCACCAACTGGTACAGTTAACCGTGTTGTTAAGGGTGTAACAATTCACAAATTCATCAAATAA
- a CDS encoding alpha/beta hydrolase, with the protein MKVEYLTQKNFNNREFKITYYGLQDNPQLLQKKRPLILVFPGGSFDHLSLREGEPVALAYAARGFNAAVVSYNLTTDPGKIYPDAALSGLKAISYFRKNSEKLGIDQDRITTIGFSAGGHVVSSMNVMAESEKWQAKYNFNHDQVAPNATILGYPLINIKDIGFPLPPDANQKMPTVKELLDTALGVTPDTPPTFIFQAVDDPVVLIDNTIEYITALRKKRVHFEAHLFNKGGHGFSLATPEVAMAGREPDSHLAHWFELSLEWLKDRKIYI; encoded by the coding sequence ATGAAAGTAGAGTATTTAACACAAAAGAATTTTAATAATCGCGAGTTTAAAATCACGTATTATGGATTACAAGATAATCCGCAGCTTTTGCAAAAAAAGAGACCGTTGATACTCGTTTTTCCTGGAGGAAGTTTTGACCATTTATCTTTAAGAGAGGGAGAACCAGTAGCATTGGCATATGCAGCTCGTGGCTTTAATGCCGCAGTTGTTTCATATAATCTAACTACTGATCCAGGTAAAATATATCCTGATGCGGCCTTATCAGGATTAAAGGCTATTTCTTATTTTAGAAAAAATAGTGAAAAGTTAGGAATTGATCAAGATCGAATTACTACGATCGGATTTTCTGCAGGTGGTCATGTTGTTAGTTCAATGAATGTGATGGCAGAAAGTGAAAAATGGCAGGCAAAATATAATTTTAACCATGATCAAGTAGCACCTAATGCCACAATCTTGGGCTATCCTTTAATTAATATTAAAGACATTGGCTTTCCATTACCACCTGATGCTAATCAAAAAATGCCTACTGTTAAAGAATTATTAGATACTGCTTTAGGAGTAACGCCTGATACGCCACCGACTTTTATTTTCCAAGCTGTCGATGATCCAGTTGTCTTGATTGATAATACAATCGAATATATTACAGCTTTAAGAAAGAAAAGAGTTCATTTTGAAGCACATTTGTTTAATAAAGGCGGCCACGGTTTTTCACTTGCTACTCCTGAAGTGGCTATGGCTGGACGGGAGCCTGATTCACATCTTGCACATTGGTTTGAACTAAGTCTTGAATGGTTAAAAGACAGAAAAATTTATATTTAG
- the nagA gene encoding N-acetylglucosamine-6-phosphate deacetylase, with protein sequence MSYYIHAGKFFLENRTENGGYLEVQDDGNFGLYYREDEKPSHGLIKEYGDQWIAPGYVDTHIHGLLDEDTMKSDWEGVNKISEGLLQAGVTSWLPTTITASDKELTETCEKFAAHKGEETGAKIQGLHFEGPFFTPKHGGAENPKYMTDPSIMLLKKWRKASDDMLIKISMAPERKNARQFVREAVKMGLVVALGHSDSDFEDAIACVEAGASVFTHTFNGMNGLSQHSPNIIGAAFSSRLTTDELICDGHHVEEPAVRALVNARGPEHIALITDCMQAGLMPDGDYVLGELPVYVKDGMARLKDTNNLAGSILLLKDAVKNIVDWNVATPEDAVMMASYVPAKSCNLLDKCGVIKPDHPADFVVLNHDMTVSETYLNGESRYKA encoded by the coding sequence ATGTCATATTACATTCATGCAGGAAAGTTCTTTTTAGAAAATCGAACTGAAAATGGTGGTTATCTTGAAGTTCAAGATGATGGAAACTTTGGTTTATATTATCGAGAAGATGAAAAGCCTAGTCATGGCCTAATTAAGGAATATGGCGATCAATGGATTGCACCTGGTTATGTTGACACGCATATTCATGGTTTGCTTGATGAAGATACAATGAAGAGCGACTGGGAAGGCGTTAATAAGATTTCTGAAGGTTTGTTGCAAGCTGGTGTAACTAGTTGGTTGCCAACTACTATTACTGCAAGTGATAAAGAATTAACTGAAACTTGTGAAAAGTTTGCTGCACATAAGGGTGAAGAAACTGGTGCAAAAATCCAAGGGTTACACTTTGAAGGTCCATTCTTTACTCCAAAGCATGGTGGAGCAGAAAATCCTAAGTATATGACTGATCCTTCGATTATGCTTTTAAAGAAGTGGCGTAAGGCTTCAGATGACATGTTGATTAAGATTTCAATGGCACCTGAAAGAAAGAATGCCCGCCAATTTGTACGCGAAGCTGTAAAGATGGGCTTAGTAGTTGCCTTAGGACACTCAGATTCTGATTTTGAAGATGCCATTGCTTGTGTTGAAGCCGGCGCTAGCGTCTTTACACATACTTTCAACGGGATGAATGGCTTGTCACAACACTCACCTAATATTATTGGTGCTGCATTTTCTTCTCGTTTAACAACGGATGAATTAATTTGTGACGGTCACCACGTTGAAGAACCAGCTGTTCGCGCTTTAGTAAATGCACGTGGACCAGAGCATATTGCCTTAATTACTGATTGTATGCAGGCTGGATTAATGCCTGATGGTGATTATGTTTTAGGTGAATTGCCAGTTTATGTTAAGGATGGTATGGCACGTTTGAAAGATACTAACAACTTAGCCGGCAGTATTTTACTCTTAAAGGATGCAGTTAAGAATATAGTGGACTGGAATGTTGCAACGCCAGAAGATGCAGTTATGATGGCTAGTTATGTACCAGCTAAGAGTTGTAACTTACTCGATAAGTGTGGTGTGATTAAACCTGATCACCCAGCTGACTTTGTTGTTTTGAATCATGATATGACTGTCAGTGAAACTTATCTAAATGGTGAGTCACGTTACAAGGCTTAA
- a CDS encoding DUF5110 domain-containing protein: MSEITNNQQPQQLSRLVQVAKGTRYYDLQFADRKRARLYIIAKGIFRLIVDPTAEFKPLSPSLTIAAGNFSLRPFEESQLLVTDETFTIKSGQFSLRLQKNPAIFSIFDDQLHRYRMMQSSPIELGADCSREFLRQNKNEFYYGGGMQNGSFSHKGKIIEIKNTNLTGPGAVACPEGFFWSNAGFAELRNTWKDGIYNFKGENGNTAIITHQTPIFDNFYLLGDSPAEILRQYYKITGSPLFLPKYALGLGYLGNYLDTCWSVAKPQENNAIKFEDGNTYKIAHADNEIIAKSSLNGEEQYQFSARAMIERYRSYHLPLSWFVPNYNSKQALNETELANLVDFAKEQNIKLGFYGALPTNAPANFLKFKTEAPNLANDKIMQDFAIASEPLVDKNKTNRPWAMASNGWSAIQTLATTANEGVGGEWEQIATEIASFLSMSLSGQPNVGSAIDGKEGGGNAQVNIRDLQWKVFTPLLYSIDNYGNIQKTPFAFNAKMTRITRAYLKLRGRITPYLYTLTRAAQDGMPIVRPLFLSFPHEKVNYTNQVKHEFMLGNNLLVAPITNGREDPSGASLKDNLYLPDHRTMWIDLFTGKKLIGGRIYDKLHYPLWHLPVYVRGGAILQESLRSALVYPQNKSSAILYEDDNQTNDYEKGNAATTQITSSVNGSNLHITVYPTEGSYAGLEEKQATFLTIMADRYPGKVSLKLNDQIVPLPEYNDLDSFNKSEEGIFYQQDYVPCKEFGQFTGQLQPAIKVKMPAVDIHDNKFELTIENFSYGSEVEQHAIIDSAMASPRSAAILTDRLTSKSITITWTNPTNFAGKNIMADIEVNGIVHTNIDGDTFTFHELEPNTRYRFRIRNKFGNKVSDWSEYFGTHTKRDQMDYAISNVKVTSAAESEKDSPVENLTDLKLASEWLSKDKISKDSPLDLTFNFNHIYKLSRMVYVPRSRDRIGHILRVQVAISKDGENFSDFSKEINWPNDAKNKVIGLRDVVAKAIKLRILATSDNLASGKEILFFMAKE; this comes from the coding sequence ATGTCTGAAATTACTAATAATCAACAACCACAACAATTAAGTCGTTTAGTGCAGGTAGCGAAAGGTACTCGCTACTACGATCTGCAATTTGCAGACAGAAAAAGAGCACGTCTATACATTATTGCTAAAGGGATCTTTCGATTAATCGTTGATCCAACTGCAGAATTTAAACCTTTGTCGCCGTCTTTAACGATTGCCGCAGGTAACTTTAGTTTGCGTCCTTTTGAAGAATCACAACTTTTAGTAACTGATGAAACTTTCACGATTAAAAGTGGTCAATTTTCACTTCGCTTACAAAAAAATCCTGCAATCTTTAGCATTTTTGATGATCAACTCCATCGCTACCGTATGATGCAAAGCAGTCCAATTGAACTAGGAGCAGATTGTTCTAGGGAATTCCTACGTCAAAACAAAAATGAATTCTATTATGGCGGCGGAATGCAAAATGGAAGCTTTAGCCATAAAGGAAAAATTATTGAAATTAAAAATACTAACTTAACTGGTCCCGGGGCAGTTGCTTGCCCAGAAGGCTTTTTCTGGTCTAATGCTGGTTTTGCAGAATTGCGAAACACTTGGAAAGATGGAATTTACAACTTTAAAGGTGAAAATGGAAATACTGCTATTATTACCCATCAAACTCCTATTTTTGATAATTTCTATCTTTTAGGAGATTCTCCAGCTGAAATTTTGCGTCAGTACTACAAAATTACTGGCTCTCCCCTCTTCTTACCTAAATATGCACTTGGTCTAGGATACTTGGGTAACTATCTTGATACTTGCTGGAGTGTTGCTAAGCCTCAAGAAAATAACGCCATAAAATTTGAAGATGGTAATACTTATAAAATTGCCCATGCTGATAATGAAATTATTGCTAAGTCCTCTCTTAATGGTGAAGAACAATATCAATTTTCTGCTCGTGCAATGATTGAACGCTACCGCTCATACCATCTCCCACTTAGCTGGTTTGTTCCTAACTACAACAGTAAACAAGCTTTAAATGAAACCGAATTAGCTAACTTAGTTGATTTTGCCAAGGAGCAAAATATAAAACTTGGTTTTTACGGCGCTTTACCTACAAATGCACCAGCTAATTTCTTAAAATTTAAGACAGAAGCCCCTAATTTAGCTAATGACAAGATTATGCAAGATTTTGCAATTGCTAGTGAGCCTTTAGTTGATAAAAACAAAACTAATCGTCCTTGGGCAATGGCAAGTAATGGTTGGAGTGCTATTCAAACTTTAGCTACTACTGCAAATGAAGGTGTAGGTGGCGAGTGGGAACAAATTGCAACGGAGATTGCTAGTTTCTTAAGTATGTCTCTTTCTGGTCAACCAAATGTCGGAAGTGCTATTGACGGAAAAGAGGGCGGCGGTAATGCTCAAGTAAACATCCGTGACCTACAGTGGAAAGTCTTCACTCCTCTGCTCTACTCAATTGATAATTATGGCAATATTCAAAAAACGCCATTTGCATTTAATGCAAAAATGACGCGAATTACTCGCGCTTACCTAAAGCTTAGAGGAAGAATTACTCCTTATCTCTACACTCTTACTCGAGCTGCTCAAGATGGGATGCCGATTGTTAGACCTCTGTTCTTGTCATTCCCGCACGAAAAAGTTAACTACACAAATCAGGTAAAGCATGAATTTATGCTAGGAAATAACTTATTAGTAGCACCAATTACTAACGGGCGAGAAGATCCAAGTGGAGCTTCATTAAAAGACAATCTTTACCTACCTGATCACCGAACTATGTGGATTGATCTCTTTACTGGTAAAAAATTAATTGGTGGCAGAATCTACGATAAGTTGCACTATCCATTGTGGCATCTTCCGGTTTATGTCCGCGGAGGAGCAATCTTACAAGAATCACTTAGAAGTGCTCTTGTTTACCCACAAAATAAGAGTTCTGCCATCTTATATGAAGATGATAATCAAACTAATGATTATGAAAAAGGCAACGCAGCTACAACTCAAATCACTAGTTCGGTTAATGGATCTAATCTTCATATTACGGTTTATCCAACTGAGGGAAGCTATGCGGGACTTGAAGAAAAACAGGCTACTTTCTTAACAATTATGGCTGATCGCTATCCAGGTAAAGTTTCACTTAAATTAAATGATCAAATTGTTCCCCTACCTGAATATAATGATTTAGATAGCTTTAACAAATCAGAAGAAGGTATTTTCTACCAGCAAGATTACGTACCATGTAAAGAATTCGGCCAATTCACAGGTCAACTGCAACCTGCTATTAAGGTAAAAATGCCAGCAGTTGACATTCATGATAATAAATTTGAGCTTACGATTGAAAACTTTAGTTATGGTAGTGAAGTTGAACAACATGCTATCATCGATTCTGCTATGGCTTCTCCAAGAAGTGCCGCAATTTTAACAGATCGTTTAACTTCAAAGAGCATCACTATTACTTGGACTAATCCAACTAACTTCGCCGGTAAAAATATAATGGCTGATATCGAAGTTAATGGAATTGTTCATACTAATATTGATGGAGATACCTTTACTTTCCACGAACTTGAACCTAATACACGTTATCGGTTCAGAATTAGAAATAAATTTGGTAACAAGGTATCGGATTGGTCTGAATACTTTGGAACTCATACTAAGCGCGATCAAATGGATTATGCAATTTCTAATGTAAAAGTTACTAGCGCGGCAGAAAGTGAAAAAGATTCTCCAGTCGAAAACTTAACCGATCTTAAGCTAGCTAGTGAATGGCTTTCAAAAGACAAAATTAGTAAAGATAGTCCGCTAGACTTAACTTTCAATTTCAATCATATTTATAAACTGAGCCGAATGGTTTATGTGCCTCGTTCACGCGACCGCATAGGTCACATTTTACGAGTTCAAGTTGCCATTTCAAAAGATGGTGAAAACTTCAGCGACTTCAGTAAAGAAATTAATTGGCCAAATGATGCTAAAAACAAAGTAATTGGGTTAAGAGATGTAGTAGCAAAAGCAATCAAGCTTAGAATCTTAGCTACTTCTGATAATCTAGCTTCTGGTAAAGAAATTTTATTCTTTATGGCTAAAGAATAA
- a CDS encoding GntR family transcriptional regulator, with product MKRPLYQQVISDLEKKIKTEMKPNDRLPSERQLLKEYGVSRNTIRLALNNLEERGIIYRLHGKGTFVSTIYLDQTNLGSMYSFSEQMSEAGRKPTTQNRTLELVVPDAAVANQLNLKAGEKAYKLVRLRLADGVPLMYGETYLPESIFPDLKMSDLNENHLYTVMKRKYNEQSVLAFEDVQAVNLDKRDSKILGVKPGDASLKIFRRAINDKNVPIEFTISLARGDRFIYRSRQYNHLV from the coding sequence ATGAAAAGACCACTTTATCAGCAAGTGATTTCAGATCTTGAAAAGAAAATTAAGACTGAAATGAAGCCAAATGATCGACTGCCTAGTGAAAGACAACTTTTAAAAGAATACGGTGTGAGTCGAAATACAATTCGATTAGCATTAAATAATTTAGAAGAGCGAGGCATTATTTATCGATTGCATGGAAAAGGTACATTTGTTTCCACAATTTATCTAGATCAGACCAACTTAGGAAGTATGTACTCATTTAGTGAACAGATGTCAGAAGCAGGACGCAAGCCAACAACACAAAACCGCACATTAGAGCTTGTTGTTCCCGATGCAGCTGTCGCAAATCAGCTTAATTTGAAAGCTGGAGAAAAAGCGTACAAGTTAGTTAGGTTACGTCTAGCTGATGGAGTACCACTAATGTATGGAGAAACATATTTACCAGAAAGTATTTTTCCGGATCTAAAAATGTCGGATTTAAATGAAAATCATTTGTACACCGTTATGAAGCGAAAATACAATGAACAAAGTGTTCTTGCCTTTGAAGATGTACAAGCGGTTAATTTAGATAAAAGAGACAGTAAGATTTTAGGCGTAAAGCCCGGGGATGCGAGTTTAAAAATTTTTAGACGGGCAATCAATGATAAAAACGTGCCAATTGAATTTACCATTTCTCTAGCTAGAGGAGATAGATTCATTTACCGATCACGGCAATATAATCATTTAGTTTAG
- a CDS encoding YibE/F family protein — translation MTTLTALLIILLILMIIVGGKTGLKSYLSVVINACLLILVALLISWGVNIILVGVIFIPLKLLTIIYLGTHDYTVAKNAFLTALCVSLIVMLIIILFESLAQTQGFGDQAGEELIGLSLNVGISFAQIAILVAIFSMLGAIAEASVAMSAGLLELKRHDPNITQKQLIKSGNEVGSDVLGTAMNTILFGLFGSFLPIFIWYMRLNYSLFEILNDKLFVDEFLIIVYSFIGVLLTVPLTTIFLAHTLTHDEIKK, via the coding sequence ATGACAACTTTAACGGCCCTATTGATAATTCTCTTAATTTTAATGATTATCGTTGGTGGAAAAACTGGCCTTAAAAGTTACCTTAGCGTAGTTATTAATGCCTGTTTGTTAATTCTTGTTGCTTTGTTAATTTCTTGGGGAGTAAATATAATTTTAGTAGGAGTAATTTTTATTCCTTTAAAATTATTAACAATTATTTATTTAGGGACGCATGATTACACTGTAGCTAAGAACGCATTTTTGACGGCCCTGTGCGTGAGTTTGATCGTAATGCTGATAATTATCCTGTTTGAGAGCTTAGCTCAGACTCAGGGCTTTGGAGACCAGGCAGGAGAAGAATTAATTGGTTTATCGTTGAATGTAGGAATCAGTTTCGCTCAAATAGCTATTTTAGTTGCGATTTTTTCAATGCTAGGAGCCATTGCAGAAGCAAGTGTAGCGATGAGTGCAGGATTACTTGAATTAAAAAGGCATGATCCAAATATTACACAGAAACAATTGATCAAGAGCGGAAATGAAGTTGGTTCTGATGTATTAGGAACAGCCATGAATACGATTTTATTTGGTTTATTTGGTAGCTTTTTGCCAATATTTATTTGGTATATGAGGTTAAATTATTCATTGTTTGAGATTTTAAATGATAAACTTTTTGTAGATGAATTTTTAATTATTGTGTATTCATTTATCGGTGTACTTTTAACAGTTCCATTGACGACGATATTTTTAGCACATACGTTAACGCATGACGAAATTAAGAAATAA
- a CDS encoding YibE/F family protein produces MKKNQKVWLSLTTLIVGIVFTAITYFSTTFASKPIAVITDNHIQDTLINKTKDNYENKDEVRQQILHLKIISGKYRGKRFVVTNTYSPSQAVSQKYRPHQRVIVSFIKEKPKLVEPKRDWVVVLSMFLTISLIILITGKQASLLLISMVLNSIIFYFVIKNDIKENGTKIFLVYGIAAILFTLISLIIVQGFNQKMIVTLCATLLGVFVSFGIFYLVMRLTHEHGIDYEAVDYATQDPRALFLSQTILGVLGAVMDEATDIVSSLYALAKHKVDLTFKELFLSGRTLGQEIMGPLINVLVLIFMAEALPMTILYLRDNNTLVYTFKYTLSLGVIQSLSSAIGIVLTVIFATLASSVFLKK; encoded by the coding sequence GTGAAAAAGAATCAAAAAGTTTGGCTTAGTTTAACGACTTTAATTGTTGGCATAGTTTTTACGGCAATTACGTATTTTTCTACAACTTTTGCTAGCAAGCCAATTGCTGTAATTACCGATAATCACATTCAAGACACGCTAATTAATAAAACCAAAGACAATTATGAAAATAAAGATGAAGTTAGGCAACAAATATTGCATTTAAAAATCATCTCAGGAAAATACCGAGGTAAGAGATTCGTTGTTACCAATACCTACTCTCCTTCACAGGCTGTTTCACAAAAATATCGTCCTCATCAACGTGTGATTGTATCTTTTATTAAAGAAAAGCCAAAATTAGTTGAACCTAAACGTGATTGGGTAGTTGTCTTGAGCATGTTTTTGACTATTAGTCTGATCATTTTAATCACAGGAAAACAAGCCAGTTTATTATTAATTTCAATGGTTTTGAATAGCATTATTTTTTATTTTGTAATTAAAAATGATATTAAAGAAAATGGAACTAAAATTTTCTTAGTTTATGGTATTGCGGCCATTTTGTTTACCCTTATTTCCCTGATAATTGTACAAGGCTTTAATCAGAAAATGATTGTTACATTATGCGCTACGCTTTTAGGAGTTTTTGTGTCGTTTGGAATTTTTTATTTAGTTATGAGGTTGACACATGAACACGGGATTGACTATGAAGCAGTTGATTATGCAACGCAAGATCCGCGTGCGCTATTTTTATCTCAGACCATTTTAGGAGTTCTTGGAGCTGTAATGGATGAAGCGACTGATATCGTTTCAAGTCTTTATGCATTAGCTAAGCATAAGGTTGACTTAACTTTTAAGGAGTTATTTCTTAGTGGCCGGACCTTAGGACAAGAAATTATGGGGCCATTAATAAATGTATTAGTACTGATTTTTATGGCCGAAGCGCTCCCTATGACAATTTTGTATCTAAGAGATAATAATACTTTAGTTTATACTTTTAAATATACTCTTTCTTTAGGTGTAATTCAGAGCTTAAGTTCAGCGATAGGCATAGTTTTAACTGTGATTTTTGCCACTCTTGCTAGTTCTGTCTTTTTAAAAAAATAA
- a CDS encoding PTS system mannose/fructose/N-acetylgalactosamine-transporter subunit IIB, translated as MNIVGARIDGRLVHGQVANLWTPKLQADRIIVVDEEAAKSDIQKSGLRMATPLTTRLSVLPAQVAADHLIHERYGNQRIFIVAKKPAAFLDLLNLGLKLDTLNVGTMSQTDTTKQVTKQINVEEKDVEDFKKIADKGVKITAQLTPSDDSHDFMKLMNEKIK; from the coding sequence ATGAATATTGTGGGAGCTAGAATTGATGGACGACTAGTCCATGGTCAAGTAGCCAATCTTTGGACCCCGAAACTTCAAGCTGATCGTATTATTGTTGTCGATGAAGAGGCAGCAAAAAGCGATATCCAAAAAAGTGGTTTGAGAATGGCTACACCTCTTACGACTCGTCTTAGCGTTTTGCCAGCACAAGTTGCAGCAGATCATTTGATTCATGAACGTTATGGTAATCAGCGAATATTTATTGTCGCTAAAAAGCCAGCAGCCTTCTTAGATTTACTTAACTTAGGTCTTAAGCTTGATACTTTAAATGTAGGTACAATGTCTCAAACAGATACTACTAAGCAAGTAACTAAGCAGATTAATGTTGAAGAAAAAGATGTCGAAGATTTTAAAAAGATAGCAGATAAGGGCGTGAAAATCACAGCTCAGTTAACCCCAAGTGATGATTCTCATGACTTTATGAAATTAATGAATGAAAAGATTAAATAG